One Papaver somniferum cultivar HN1 chromosome 10, ASM357369v1, whole genome shotgun sequence genomic window carries:
- the LOC113315831 gene encoding ent-copalyl diphosphate synthase, chloroplastic-like has translation MASSLPTTQLVLTFDPRKILRPSLFCSFPFSSSARSIGGGVRNNRDKIPLLCSTYNAISKHQTRGVQFIKWEDITQQDGNEQRLSVKISNPKNVVKEQVEMIKSRLSGMNDGEISISAYDTAWVALVEDINGGGSPQFPSSLRWIVENQLSDGSWGDQHIFSAHDRIINTLACVIALKAWNTCPSMREKGLLFIQQNMCKLDDANTVHMPIGFEVVFPSLIEIARSLDIDFPDEDSPALKDIYAKRNLKLTR, from the exons ATGGCTTCTTCTCTGCCTACTACCCAACTAGTGTTGACGTTTGATCCCAGGAAAATATTACGGCCATCTCTATTCTGTTCCTTCCCATTTTCTTCCA GTGCTCGTTCCATCGGTGGTGGTGTCCGAAATAACCGAGACAAAATCCCTCTTCTGTGTTCTACTTACAACGCAATATCCAAACATCAGACTCGAGGAG TACAATTTATAAAGTGGGAAGATATTACACAACAAGATGGAAACGAACAAAGGTTATCTGTTAAG ATTTCAAACCCGAAAAATGTGGTTAAGGAACAGGTGGAAATGATTAAATCAAGGTTAAGTGGGATGAATGATGGAGAAATAAGTATATCAGCTTATGATACTGCATGGGTTGCACTAGTTGAAGATATAAATGGAGGTGGCTCACCTCAATTCCCTTCGAGCCTTCGATGGATCGTGGAAAATCAGCTCTCTGACGGTTCTTGGGGTGATCAACATATTTTTTCTGCTCACGATCGAATCATCAATACTTTGGCCTGTGTTATTGCATTGAAAGCTTGGAATACATGCCCTTCTATGCGCGAAAAAG GACTATTGTTCATCCAGCAAAATATGTGTAAACTGGACGATGCAAATACGGTCCATATGCCAATAGGTTTCGAAGTTGTATTCCCATCTCTTATCGAAATTGCTCGAAGTTTAGACATAGATTTTCCTGATGAAGATTCCCCTGCCTTGAAAGATATATACGCTAAGAGGAATCTAAAGCTAACAAGGTAG